AGAAGAAAACTATAGAAAAACACCTATAATCCGAAAAATAAGTAGATAAGGAATACTACAAACAATACCCAAACCAGTGGGTTCAATTCTTTTGCTTTTCCGTTAGCTACAGAGACGATTGTGTATGTGATAAATCCAAATGCAATACCTAGTGATATTGAATAGGACAGTACCATCATAATTATGGTTATGAATACTGCTGCAACAATAGATAGATTGTCCCAGTCGATATCTCTAATTTGGACAAACATCAGAATTCCTACGGTCACCAATGCGGCTGTAGTTACAGATGGAGTAAATAATGCAAGAACTGTTGGAGCAAAGAATACTGAAAGTAGGAATAATACTCCAATAGTGATTGCGGTAAGTCCTGTTCTTCCACCAAGACCGATACCTGTAGCACTTTCCACATAAGCAGTTACGGTACTTGATCCCATGACTGCACCTATAATTCCACCTAAAGCGTCACTGATAAATGCTCTGTTGATACCTTCGGTTGTGCCGTCCTCTTTTTCGTATCCACATTCTTTTGCAAGCGGGATCAATGTTCCGGTTGTATCGAAGAATGTAACAAATAGCATGGAGAATAAGATTATGACTAAAGTTGGAATATCCTTGAACAGTTCATTGAATCCCTGCATGAATCCTCCCAATACGCTCATGTCAAGGTTGAATGACACCCATTCTGTTGGCATGCTTGGCAATACCATTTCAGCGCTTCCGTATCCGAGAAGTGACATGACCACTCCTATGATGGCAGTTAACAGCAAACCTAAGAACACCGCTGCCGGAACTTTACGTACATATAAGATTAGAGTGATTACAATACCGAAAAATGCAAGCAAGATATGAGAAGAACTTAGTTCGCCTAACCCTATGATTGTTGAAGGGTCAGCTACAACGATTCCTGCATTGGCCAAACCTAGGAATGCCAAGTAAAATCCGATACCTGAACCGATTGCAAGTTTCAAGTCTTTAGGAATAGCATTCAAAATGGCTTCCCTTATTCCGATGATTGTAATTATTAAAAATATTATACTTGACAGAAATACTGCAGCAAGGGCAGCTTGCCATGAAAGACCCATGCCCAAAACAATAGTATAGGTGAATAATGCGTTTAATCCCATTCCTGGAGCAAGACCAATTGGATAGTTGGCTAAAAGCCCCATTATTATACAGGCAATACCTGACGCAATTGCAGTCACAATGAATACTCCTGAAATTGGCATTCCAGTTTCGGATAACAATCCGGGGTTTACGCCTAATATGTAAGACATTGCAAGAAATGTTGTTATCCCTGCAAGAATCTCTGTTTTAATGTCAGTCTTATTTGCATCTAGCTTAAACAATTTATTAAACATATAACTCCTCATTTCCTATGGTGATAAATTTATTACAATAAGAATATAAATCATTCGATATTAAATTCACCGTATTTTCATTTTTAATGGCATTTCATTCGATAATGAATGAAAATATTGAATCATTTTGATAAGTTCTATATTGCTGAAGATTTTCAAATTTCTTATAAGATACATCACATTTATATTGTTTGTACGACAATATTTTAGATAATGGCATTTAATCTAATTTCTACTTGTTTAATTGCAATAGCTCTTGCTATGGATGCATTCAGCGTATCCATGACCAAAGGTTTCACGCAAAAAAATTTGACCAGTTCGCAGATTTTGTATTATGGCTTGTTTTTCGGAGGCTTTCAGGCAATAATGCCTATTTTCGGATACTTCTTCGGCAATATCATATCCTCCATAATAGCTTCTCTTGCTTCTTTTGTAGGATTTTTACTGCTCTTGGGCATTGGTCTTAACATGATACGTGAAAGCCTTAAAAGTGATGATGACGAAATCACTGATGAGTTTTCATTTAAGGAAGTCACTTTGCTTGCGATTGCAACCAGCATCGATGCCTTTGCCGTAGGAATTACAATCGCTTTAATAAAGGATCCCATCTGGATATCTTCAGCGATAATCGGGATAGTTGCATTAGCCTTCAGCATCGTTGGAATATTCATAGGCCGTAAAATCGGTGATTATGTCGGTAATAGGTTCCAGATACTTGGTGGTGTTATCCTTATTTTGATCGGAATAAAGATTCTTTTAGGATTATAGCATGAACTTTTTTAAATTTTTTAATTTTCATGAAAATTAATAAATCTTATAAAAATGAAGGAATTAGATTCGTTGTTTTACTTTTATTCAAGTAAAAAATTAATTATTCATCATATTATAGATTATACTTATTTAATTTTATTGAATAATATATTTATGATTTTATTTTTCCAAAAAAACACTTAAATGGCTTTATTTTTAGTAAAATTAGTGTTAGTGTGATATTACAATAGTCGGCATAGTATTTCCGTATATTGTCCATATTTATATATTTATAGTTATATATCTATTCATAGTATTAATAGTTATTTTACTATAACATCTATAAGTATATGTTATAGTTGAACTATAATAATTATATATTTCCATATTATATAATTATACTTTTAATATATATTTATATATTTAAAGTAAATACAGATTGTAGTATTTATACATATTTTACCACTACTACTCAAGTAATATTTAGAAAATGCTATAAATCACTAACTCCATATATATCAAGCTATTGAAATAGAACATTTTCTTTAATTTTTCATATTTTTTATTAAATTTCATAAGATTTATTATTTTTTACGCCTAATTTTATATCTTATAAATCTTACAAATTTCAGCACTATGTAATATAGTATTCCGACAAATATTACAAATGAAATTAGTATAATCCAGTAGGCCAGCTTGCCAACGGATGTATTATTACTGTCTTCACTAAAGCTGAATGACCCTATATATTTGTAGTTGGGAGCCAGAGGAATGTCTTTTGCCTTAATTAGAGTATCGTTGAAATAAACATTGTCGATATAGATGGAATTGTCCACTCCAACAAGAGCTCCATCCTCATTTGAAACATAAACGTCAGTTGTGTTGTTGTTTCCATTGATATCAATGTCATAAGTTACAATTTCCCTTCTGTCAAGACCATATAAATCGGATCGTGACAAGTTATTCATTACTTCGATTTTATCATCATTGCCAATAGAAATGTTATTTGCCCGAGAATAGGAATACATGTTCGGTATTGAAATGTATCTTCCAGGCTCTAAAGTTCCAATTTTGACTTTATCAACTGTTGCAAAACCATAATTTCCATTAGGAGCCTTAATTACAACATGACCTCTACCATAAGGCTTTTTAATGTCCTGTATTTCCTTAAGGGCGCTTTCATTGATGGTGTTATTGTCATTGATCATTGTGGCTGTGATGTTTTCGCACCTTTCATTGTCAATGCCGTCATCAATGCCGCCCAGACCGATGACCCAGCCGTCGCTGGTGATGATAACATGGCAGAAATAACCGTCACTTGTCTTATATTGCTTTATTGCCTGCATGCCATGCCAATCAATCTGTTCAATATGAACGTCAGCATCCAATTCGGCATCACGCCTATAGGACATGAGGGTGTCATTCCCATCCAGTTGAAGAATTATTGAACAGCAGCCAAAAGAATCAGATTCATTATTGTATTGAGCTGTAGGCTGCAAATCATCAGTATTATGAAAATTAAATGCAGAATATGCTCCACATAATGAAATAAATATTAAAAAAACAACCAATATAAAAATACTCTTCTTTAAATTCATATAAATCAATAATTAACTTGTAACATTATAATATTTGACTCATATAGTATTTAAATTGAATTATTTTTATATTTATCAGCTGTTAAATCTCATATTGTTAACTTTTAATTTTTGCTTCATCTGCTCACGGTCAATGTGGATGTATTTGTCTGTTGTCTGTGAGTTGGAATGACCTGCAATGGACTGTACCTCTGCAACCGTAAGGATTTCAGCATAATGGGATAATGCGGTGTGTCTGAGGATATGGACACTTACATTTTCACCGTAATCTACAGGACAATCAATTCCTTCGCTTTCTATTCTCCTGTCACATTCATGAGCATACTTTTTAACAATATCCTGGACTCCACGCTTTCCAATGCGGTTTCCTTTAATGTTTGTGAATAGCTCTTCGCGAGTTTTTTCCTCTGCAGCCTTGTTTCTCTGGATTACGGGTCTATATACATTATTGGTGTTTTTTCTGAGTTTTGTGATCCTGTCATGCATCATATCATTCAAGCTTACCAATGTATCGAAGGTAATGAATGTCGTACGGTCCTTTAGCTCCCCTTTAGTGGTCTCTGCACGTAGATATACATCAATATATTCATTGGTGTCGTTTGGAAGAACATAAAAGCCATTTTCATCAATCGGAACTTGAATATCGCTTTTATTTAATAAGACCAGTTCCTTTAGCCTCATGCCAGAATCAATGAAAGTTCTGCAAATGGCGTAATCTCTTTTGTTACCGCTTTGTTCGATTGTATCTAAAAAAAAGTCGCTTTGTTGCCATGTCAGGCTTATCTTTTCAATTCTTTTTTTAGCGGTTTCAGGGTCTTCAGCTTTAACTTCAATTATATCCTTCATCTTGATTGGATCGTGCTGGATTTCTTCCTGAACGTCCTCTGAGTTGATGAATTCCAGGATGTTCATCATGTATGTTTTAACAGTAGTCCTTTTATTTCCGCGCTGCTTTAGACAGTACCTACGATAGTGACGCAGTTGCTTTTTTACATTACTGCTGTTCAGTTCATCTATTCCTTCAGATTCCAGATATTCTATGAATTTGGATATGTTAAATGTTTGCTTTTGCACCGTTTCTTGAGTTAAGTTTTTTACCTCTTGCTTTTCTTCTAAATACTCGTCCAGATAATCGGTTAGCTCATCTACTTCTATCATAAGCATTTCGCCTCCGGAAAATCTTTACTCAAACCCTTGTTATACTATTGATTTTTTGAGTATATAAATACTTCGTATCTTTTCTTTTTTAATGTATATTATTACATAAAATATACGTTTTATTTATATATAAAATTTGGCTAATTTGCGAGTTTCTTGTGAAATGTTGTAAGTGAAGTAATACATATACATCAAGTGATTGAAATATGGTAATTTTGTCAATTTTTGATTTTTGGAAGAATTTTATGAAAAAATTTGATTTTGAAATTTTTGAATTTTAACAAAAACTTTACAATAATCTAATACCTATTTATACACCCTCCAATAAAACAATTATTATAATAATAGAGGGAGGTTAAATCTTGTTTAATAAAAAATATTTCATATTAATTTTAATATTCTTGTCTTTACTTTTTTCAATTGCATCAGTCAGTGCTGAAAATAGTGTTTTAACTGACAATTCGAATATCAGCATTACAAATGATATCAGTTCACAACCTACTCTTTCTTTTGAGGAGGACACTAATCAAAATGCTAATGATTCTTCAGATATGAATGATACTGCTTCAGCCACTAAAAATACTTCTGAAAAATCCAAAAATTCAAGTGCAGTCATCAAAAAAATCCCTAATGTATGGATAAATAAGATGACTATTAAATCTGACAAGGAATTAGTTATAAAACTTAAATCAGATATGAAAGGAACAATCTACTATACCACAAACGGTAAAAAACCAAATGTTTACAGCAAAAAATATACAAATCCTATAACTTTAGCATCAAATCAAATTTTAAAGTTTTTTGCTGTTTCTAAAGATGGAAGCCAATCAAAAGTTCATACATATAAAAGAATTTTAGGTAAAACTTCAAAAGGATATGTTGAAAAGCTCTACTTCGGCAATCTGTCTTCAACAAAAACCATATCATTAATTGTTGGAGTTCATGTTCAAGAATGCGGAATGCACAAGGCAATATATAACAGCCTGATTAAGAATGACAATAAATTAAAAAGAAGGTATGTGCTATATTACATTCATGTACTCAAAGACCAGAGAAGTTATTCAAAAAGCAGAATGAACGGCCAAATATTAGGAAACAAATACATAATAAATGATATAGGTTATGAAAAACCTTTAATAACAACAGATGTCCATGAAACAAACTATAAGCTTAGCGGATACAAATATCCTCGATTCATCCATATGATTTCTAATAAGAACATAAAAAGTGTCAAAATAAGTAATGATCTCCATAAGAAATCTTCTCTTTATTTACAAAGGCTGCTAAAATTGACACCTCATATTAAAAGATTTGATCCGCAGTTAGGTTCAAGTCCTGCTTATATAACTGTACCTATTGCAAATAAGGGTTTAGTTTCTTATATCTATGAAACAGAGGGTAGTTACTCAAAAACCGTTAAACAGAATTATGCAGACAAATATATTAAAGCTTTGGATAAAGTCAATTTATCCTATTAGCTTTAATTTCAATTTTTTCATGATTCTAAAATTTTAAATGTATATTTTGTATAAAATAATTCAAAACAAGAATATATCATGATGAAAATATTATATTTTGTGAAATTTTGAATAACATTTATACATACTATTTTTAAATTTTATTACATTTAGCAACAAAAACTTAATATCAATATTAAAAAGAATTTTTAAAAAGGATGGAAACATAGGAATTATTAATTTGATTACCAATCCTTCAAATCTTTGCAGGTCATGTTAGCATTAAGGGGGGATAAGCTTGGACGCTTTTCAACTACTAATGCATATCCATCGCTACCTTCATCATATTCCTGAACCAGATTGGATGTGATCATAATCAAGTCGTCACTATCCTGATTTTCACCTAAAGGATAATTGAATAAATCCT
This genomic interval from Methanobrevibacter sp. contains the following:
- a CDS encoding NCS2 family permease; this translates as MFNKLFKLDANKTDIKTEILAGITTFLAMSYILGVNPGLLSETGMPISGVFIVTAIASGIACIIMGLLANYPIGLAPGMGLNALFTYTIVLGMGLSWQAALAAVFLSSIIFLIITIIGIREAILNAIPKDLKLAIGSGIGFYLAFLGLANAGIVVADPSTIIGLGELSSSHILLAFFGIVITLILYVRKVPAAVFLGLLLTAIIGVVMSLLGYGSAEMVLPSMPTEWVSFNLDMSVLGGFMQGFNELFKDIPTLVIILFSMLFVTFFDTTGTLIPLAKECGYEKEDGTTEGINRAFISDALGGIIGAVMGSSTVTAYVESATGIGLGGRTGLTAITIGVLFLLSVFFAPTVLALFTPSVTTAALVTVGILMFVQIRDIDWDNLSIVAAVFITIIMMVLSYSISLGIAFGFITYTIVSVANGKAKELNPLVWVLFVVFLIYLFFGL
- a CDS encoding manganese efflux pump MntP family protein, giving the protein MAFNLISTCLIAIALAMDAFSVSMTKGFTQKNLTSSQILYYGLFFGGFQAIMPIFGYFFGNIISSIIASLASFVGFLLLLGIGLNMIRESLKSDDDEITDEFSFKEVTLLAIATSIDAFAVGITIALIKDPIWISSAIIGIVALAFSIVGIFIGRKIGDYVGNRFQILGGVILILIGIKILLGL
- a CDS encoding tyrosine-type recombinase/integrase, with product MIEVDELTDYLDEYLEEKQEVKNLTQETVQKQTFNISKFIEYLESEGIDELNSSNVKKQLRHYRRYCLKQRGNKRTTVKTYMMNILEFINSEDVQEEIQHDPIKMKDIIEVKAEDPETAKKRIEKISLTWQQSDFFLDTIEQSGNKRDYAICRTFIDSGMRLKELVLLNKSDIQVPIDENGFYVLPNDTNEYIDVYLRAETTKGELKDRTTFITFDTLVSLNDMMHDRITKLRKNTNNVYRPVIQRNKAAEEKTREELFTNIKGNRIGKRGVQDIVKKYAHECDRRIESEGIDCPVDYGENVSVHILRHTALSHYAEILTVAEVQSIAGHSNSQTTDKYIHIDREQMKQKLKVNNMRFNS
- a CDS encoding chitobiase/beta-hexosaminidase C-terminal domain-containing protein yields the protein MFNKKYFILILIFLSLLFSIASVSAENSVLTDNSNISITNDISSQPTLSFEEDTNQNANDSSDMNDTASATKNTSEKSKNSSAVIKKIPNVWINKMTIKSDKELVIKLKSDMKGTIYYTTNGKKPNVYSKKYTNPITLASNQILKFFAVSKDGSQSKVHTYKRILGKTSKGYVEKLYFGNLSSTKTISLIVGVHVQECGMHKAIYNSLIKNDNKLKRRYVLYYIHVLKDQRSYSKSRMNGQILGNKYIINDIGYEKPLITTDVHETNYKLSGYKYPRFIHMISNKNIKSVKISNDLHKKSSLYLQRLLKLTPHIKRFDPQLGSSPAYITVPIANKGLVSYIYETEGSYSKTVKQNYADKYIKALDKVNLSY